The segment AGAAGAAACGAAATTCCAATCATCTTTGGGCCCGCGCCGGGCTCGGAAAGGCAGCCGATGATGTGCAGTCTCATCGCGACGCTACTCCTGTCGTCGGGGTTACTCGCTAGCGCTCAGGAGCGCACCGCCACCGCGGACGACATGGACAGGCTCCAGGCGGATCTCAAGAACCTCGAGGCCGATTTGGCCTCGACCGAGTCGCTTCCGGACCCGATGTCGGAACGGGTCGAGCGGATCCGCGAGGAAGTTATTTACCTCAAGGTCAAGATGCGCAAGCACCAGGACGAGGGCGGCGATTCGACGGGTCTAGCCAAAGACGAGGTGCGCGACCTGAGGCTCGACATCGCCGATCTCCGAAACGATCTGCGGAAGTACGTGAAACATCCTTCGATGAACCACGAGGTCAGGCTCGACAGCGGCACCGAGTTCGCCGTTCGGCTCGAGGACAGCCTCCGATCCGACCGGGCGCAGCCGGGTGATTCGTTCACCGCCGTGGCGGTGGAGCCGATAGTCAGCGGCAACATCGTTTCCATCGAGGCGGGAAGTACGTTCTTTGGCCGCGTCGAAGACGTCGACCGGGCGAGCAGCCGGACCGACCGCACCGCGAGGTTGGTGCTAGCCGTGGAACGAGTCGAGACGAGCGGAGAAACCCACGACATCAGCGCGACCGTGGTTCGCGCTTCGGAGAGGCTCGAGACCGGACTCGGCTCGGAGGTCAAGAAGATCGGGATTGGCGCGGGCCTGGGTACGGTGCTCGGCGCGGTTATCGGCGGCAAGGAAGGGGCCGCCATCGGGGCCGCGGTGGGTGGAGGCGGGAGCATTCTCGCCACCAAGGGCAACGAGGTCGATCTTCCCCGGGGGACGATCTTGACCCTGAGGCTCGATCGCGACCTGAGCTTGCCCGTTCATTAATAGTGCTTAGTGCCGTGACGGGACCCGCGATGGTCCGGCCGCCACGGCTCGGCCTTTTGCGGCGCTGCGCGCCGATCTCGCGGCAGAGGAATTGGCTACCGCTCGGACAGGCTGAACCGTGCTTTTCATCAGCCTGCTCGTGCTTAGTGCCGTGGCGGGACCCGCGATGGTCCGGCCGCCACGGCTCGGCCTTTTGCGGCGCTGCGCGCCGATCTCGCGGCAGAAGAATTGGCTACCGCTCGGCAGGCTGCTTGCTTCAGCCGCGGAATCCGTTGCGTTCGCGTCGCCGAACGGGGTCTGCGACAATGCGGGCCATGAATCTGTCCGCCCTGTTCACCGCTCATATCGAGATCCGGCAACGAAAGCTCGCCGAGATCCTCGAGGCGACTGGTTTCGACGCACTGATCGTATCTTCGGGCGAGCCGCATGTTTACTTCGCCGATGATCGGCAGGCGCCTTTTTGCCCCGTGGCCCATTTCGCTCATTGGTGCCCCATAAGGGGACCGTTTCACCTTCTTCGGCTCGCACCGGGCAGCAAGCCGCTCTTGATCCGTTACGCTCCCGAGGACTATTGGTACGAGCCGGCGCGTCTGGACGAGCCTTTCTGGCTTCCCCAGTTCGAGCTCGAAGAGGCGGCGACTCCCCACGGGGTCTGGAAGCGAATCGGGCGACCGACGAACACCGCCTATATAGGGAACGAAACCCAGCGGGCCGAGGCCGCGGGGTTGACCGTCAACCCGGAAGGGTTGCTGTCGCGCCTCGACTGGGATCGCGCTTACAAGACGGAATACGAGATCGCCTCCCTCGAGGAGGCGAGCGCTCTCGGCGCAAGGGGACATGTGGCGGCGAGGAAAGCTTTCGAGGCCGGCGGTTCGGAGCTAGACATCCACAACGCCTTCGTGATCGCCGTGGGCGTAACCGAAGAGGAGCTTCCGTACACCACCATCGTCGCGCTCGACGAAAAGTCCGCGTTCCTCCACTACGAAGCGAAACGGAAGAACGGCCACGGAAGAGTGCTGCTCATCGATGCGGCGGCGCAAATGCGTGGCTATGCGGCGGACATCACTCGAACCCACGTCGCCGCCGATTGTGACTCCCGCTTCGTCTCGTTGAGGGACGGAATGGAGAAACTCCAACAAGAGCTGTGCCGCGAGGTTCGTCCTCGAGCGAATTTCCTCGAGCTGCACCTATTGGCCCATCACAAGGTGGCGGCACTTCTGGCCGACTGCGGCATCTTGAAGGCCGACGCGGAGGAAGCCAATGCCAAAGGGTGGTCGAGGCCGTTCCTTCCGCATGGGCTCGGCCACCACCTCGGGCTCCAGGTGCACGACGTGGGTGGTCACCTGAGGAGTCCCGACGGCGCAAAGATGCCTCCACCACCGGAGCACCCTTTCCTGCGCAACACGCGTCCCGTCGAGCCCGGCCAGGTTTTCACGATGGAGCCCGGTCTCTACTTCATCGATATGTTGCTCCGCCCGTTTCGTGAAGGCGGCGACGCCTCCCGTTTCGATTGGAAGCTCATCGACGAGCTCACCCCCAATGGCGGGATTCGAATCGAGGACGACGTCGTCGTGACCGAGGACGGTCACCGAAACATGACCCGAGAGTACCTTCCGATCGGGTAGGCAAGCTCGAGATTTGCTCCCGCGCTGCAAGAGCGGAACGTAAGTTCCCACTTCCGCATCACCCCGCTTGCGCCGAGGCGGGCTTGAAGTCCTCCTTGCGAAGACCGTGCTTCTTCATTAGATCGTAGAGCGTTCGCTCGGTAACCCCGGCGCGAGAGGCCGCCTTTCCGATCCGACCATGCGCCTCGCGCAGAATTCGCCGCAAATACCGTTGCTCGAAGGCCAGCATCAACCGGCGTCTGCCCTCGTCGAGGGGCTCGTCGAGCCAGGCGTCGGGGAAGGCGGGCTCGCTGCCGTCGCCCTTGGAGACGCCGGAGGGTTTCGAGATCTCGGGCGGGAAGTCCGTCACCGAGATACTGCTCCCTCGGCAGAGGAGCACGGCACGCTCCAGGACATTGATGAGCTCCCGCACGTTCCCCGGCCAGTCATAGCCCACCAGAGCGTGCATTGCGTCGGGATCGATGGAAAGGTCGCGTCGATTGAGCTGGGTCTTGAAGTGCTCCAGATAGCTCGCCACCAGCTGGGGCACGTCTTCCCGCCGTCCTCGGAGTGGCGGGATCGCGAGAGTCACGACGGCGAGGCGATAGTAGAGGTCCGAGCGGAATCGACGATTCGCGACGTCCGCCCTCAGGTCGCGGTTCGTTGCCGCGACGATCCGCACGTCAACCGCGGTAGCCCTTTCCCCTCCAACCCGGTAGAAACTCTTTTCCTCGAGCACGCGAAGAAGCTTCACTTGCAGGTGCGGCGCCATCTCACCGATCTCGTCGAGAAACAATGTTCCGCCGTGCGCCAGCTCGAAGTACCCTCGCCGCGCGCGCACCGCGCCGGTAAAAGCGCCCTCCTCATGCCCGAACAGCTCGGATTCGAGGAGAGGCTCGGGGAGAGCTCCGCAGTTGACGGCGATGAAGGGGCCGGCGCCCCGTCGTCCCTCCGCATGAATGGCGCGTGCGAGGCGCTCCTTGCCCACGCCGGTTTCACCGAGGATGAGCACGGACGTGGTGTCGGACTGGGCGACCTGACGGACCGTTTCCATGAACCGGCGCATCTCGCCGCTCTGGGCGACGAAATCCTTGAGACTGTATCGCTCTTCCGGTCGCTCCGCCTTCAGGTGTTGGAGCCTCTCTTCGCGTCGCCGTTTGGCGAGTGCTCTAAGGGTCTCCTTCAGCGTGCTGACCGGTAGTCCTTCCCACAGAACCGCCAGGCATCCCGCGGCGAGCAGGTGGGCGCGATCGGTGGGGTCTTCTCTGGCCGCAACCACGACGACACCGGGATGTGAGGGGAGCTTGCCGATGTTACGCAGGAGAGCGCGTGGCTCGTTCCCGAGTCCGTCTCGATTCAGCAGGAAGAGGTCGAACTCCTCGCGCGTCAGGCGATCCCACGCATCTTCCCCCGAGGCAAGCTTCTCCGCTCGGACCGTGTTGTCGGACAGCGCATTGTGGAGCCGGTCGGCGAGCGCGTCGGCTTTGACCGCGATGAGAGCACGTAGCAGCATGGATTCGCTTCCTTCGGTGCTACCTCATCTTACTCGATTCGGAAGCGCCCCTCCGAATATCACAAAGCCTTTCGGATAGAATACGCAGGTCCCGGAGACGAGAGGCACGGTGGGGCCTGCAGCCTGCTAGTGGCACAATCGTTGCTGAAGGGTGGAGGAGTGTCGATCCTCATAGAGTCTGGCGAAGCGCCGAGGCCCAAAGCGGCCGCCGCCAGCCTCTCGAAGCTCGTCGGGCCCGGTCTCATCGTCGCCGCCACGGGTATCGGTGCCGGGGACATCGTCTCCGCGACCGTCGGCGGAGCCCGTTTCGGAGAGAGCCTTGCCTGGTGCATCGTTCTCGGTGCTGCGTTCAAGTATCTGCTGAACGAGGGAGTCGCGCGGATTCAACTCGCCACGGGGCTGACAGCCCTCGAGAGCTGGGCGAGGTTCCTGCCCTGGTGGGTGCGCGCGTATTTCGGAGCCTACCTGGTCGTCTGGACCGTCGCCGTTTCCGCCGCCTTGGCCAACGCGTGCGGTCTGGGTATCGCGACGCTCACCGGAGGTTTCATTCCCCAGTCCTGGGGATCGGTCTTTCACGCGCTCGCGGGTGCCGCATTGGTTCTGCTCGGCGGTTTCTCTGGCTTCGAGAAGATGATGAAGGTCCTCATCGGGATGATGTTCTTCAGCGTCGTCGTCTGCGCGGCACTGCTGTTCGAGGATGCCCCTGGCCTTCTGCGTGGAC is part of the Vicinamibacteria bacterium genome and harbors:
- the pepQ gene encoding Xaa-Pro dipeptidase; protein product: MNLSALFTAHIEIRQRKLAEILEATGFDALIVSSGEPHVYFADDRQAPFCPVAHFAHWCPIRGPFHLLRLAPGSKPLLIRYAPEDYWYEPARLDEPFWLPQFELEEAATPHGVWKRIGRPTNTAYIGNETQRAEAAGLTVNPEGLLSRLDWDRAYKTEYEIASLEEASALGARGHVAARKAFEAGGSELDIHNAFVIAVGVTEEELPYTTIVALDEKSAFLHYEAKRKNGHGRVLLIDAAAQMRGYAADITRTHVAADCDSRFVSLRDGMEKLQQELCREVRPRANFLELHLLAHHKVAALLADCGILKADAEEANAKGWSRPFLPHGLGHHLGLQVHDVGGHLRSPDGAKMPPPPEHPFLRNTRPVEPGQVFTMEPGLYFIDMLLRPFREGGDASRFDWKLIDELTPNGGIRIEDDVVVTEDGHRNMTREYLPIG
- a CDS encoding sigma-54 dependent transcriptional regulator — translated: MLLRALIAVKADALADRLHNALSDNTVRAEKLASGEDAWDRLTREEFDLFLLNRDGLGNEPRALLRNIGKLPSHPGVVVVAAREDPTDRAHLLAAGCLAVLWEGLPVSTLKETLRALAKRRREERLQHLKAERPEERYSLKDFVAQSGEMRRFMETVRQVAQSDTTSVLILGETGVGKERLARAIHAEGRRGAGPFIAVNCGALPEPLLESELFGHEEGAFTGAVRARRGYFELAHGGTLFLDEIGEMAPHLQVKLLRVLEEKSFYRVGGERATAVDVRIVAATNRDLRADVANRRFRSDLYYRLAVVTLAIPPLRGRREDVPQLVASYLEHFKTQLNRRDLSIDPDAMHALVGYDWPGNVRELINVLERAVLLCRGSSISVTDFPPEISKPSGVSKGDGSEPAFPDAWLDEPLDEGRRRLMLAFEQRYLRRILREAHGRIGKAASRAGVTERTLYDLMKKHGLRKEDFKPASAQAG